From a single Natronorubrum tibetense GA33 genomic region:
- a CDS encoding DUF4268 domain-containing protein, with protein MFAIRLEVWRIGDSKPAVRLNPVVEPSEWKQKAQRSEGELTDTKQLQEEYWTEFRDRIEERETQLSARKPYPSYYHNLSIGKSGFELQFTINTRDDELGVGLVIRDDADAYSQLEEDRDEIDQQFDQQVAWDEPEETRSGKKRSRIGITKHGDVSDEEQWDAYLDWMVKNGEQFYDVFYDRLQQL; from the coding sequence CTGTTCGCTATCCGGTTAGAAGTCTGGAGAATTGGCGATTCAAAGCCGGCCGTTCGTCTCAATCCAGTCGTCGAACCGAGCGAATGGAAACAAAAAGCACAACGATCCGAAGGCGAGCTTACCGACACGAAACAACTTCAAGAAGAGTATTGGACGGAATTTCGGGACCGAATCGAGGAACGGGAGACTCAACTCAGTGCCCGCAAACCGTACCCGAGTTACTATCACAATCTCTCCATCGGCAAGTCAGGATTCGAACTCCAGTTCACAATTAACACGCGTGATGATGAACTCGGAGTCGGTCTCGTTATTCGGGATGATGCTGACGCGTATTCGCAGTTGGAAGAAGATCGTGATGAGATTGACCAACAATTTGATCAACAGGTCGCTTGGGATGAGCCCGAGGAGACTCGGTCAGGGAAGAAACGAAGCAGAATCGGGATTACAAAACACGGTGATGTTAGCGACGAAGAGCAATGGGACGCGTATCTCGACTGGATGGTCAAAAACGGCGAGCAGTTCTACGACGTGTTCTACGATCGGCTGCAGCAGCTTTGA